One segment of Pseudomonas sp. FP2196 DNA contains the following:
- a CDS encoding cytochrome bc complex cytochrome b subunit, whose product MSKFMDWVDARFPATKMWEDHLSKYYAPKNFNFFYFFGSLALLVLVNQIVTGVWLTMSYTPSAEEAFASVEYIMRDVEYGSILRLLHSTGASAFFIVVYLHMFRGLLYGSYQKPRELVWVFGMLIYLALMAEAFMGYLLPWGQMSYWGAQVIISLFGAIPVIGNDLTQWIRGDYLISGITLNRFFALHVVALPIVILGLVVLHILALHEVGSNNPDGVDIKKHKDENGIPLDGIAFHPYYTVKDIVGVVVFLFIFCFIVFFFPEMGGYFLEKPNFEPANPFKTPEHIAPVWYFTPFYAILRAIPDKLMGVIAMGAAIAVLFVLPWLDRSPVKSMRYKGWMSKIWLLVFCISFVILGILGVLAPTPERTLLSQVCTFLYFAYFILMPFYTRLEKTKPVPERVTG is encoded by the coding sequence ATGAGCAAGTTCATGGATTGGGTTGATGCGCGCTTCCCCGCCACCAAAATGTGGGAAGACCATCTCAGCAAGTATTACGCTCCAAAAAACTTCAATTTCTTCTACTTTTTCGGCTCGCTGGCATTGCTCGTTCTGGTCAACCAGATCGTCACCGGTGTCTGGCTGACGATGAGTTACACGCCGTCGGCAGAAGAAGCGTTCGCTTCCGTCGAATACATCATGCGTGACGTTGAGTACGGCTCGATCCTGCGTCTGCTTCACTCCACTGGTGCCTCGGCGTTTTTCATCGTGGTCTATCTGCACATGTTCCGTGGGCTGCTCTACGGTTCGTACCAGAAACCGCGTGAGCTGGTCTGGGTGTTCGGCATGCTGATCTACCTGGCGCTGATGGCCGAAGCCTTCATGGGGTATCTGCTGCCTTGGGGCCAGATGTCCTACTGGGGGGCGCAGGTGATCATCTCGCTGTTCGGTGCGATTCCGGTCATCGGCAACGACCTGACCCAGTGGATCCGTGGTGACTATCTGATCTCCGGGATCACCCTGAATCGCTTCTTCGCTCTGCACGTTGTCGCGTTGCCAATCGTGATTCTCGGTCTGGTGGTGCTGCACATTCTGGCGCTGCACGAAGTGGGTTCGAACAACCCTGATGGCGTCGATATCAAGAAGCACAAAGACGAAAATGGCATCCCGCTGGATGGCATTGCCTTCCACCCGTACTACACCGTGAAAGACATTGTCGGCGTAGTGGTGTTCCTGTTCATCTTCTGCTTTATCGTGTTCTTCTTCCCGGAAATGGGCGGCTACTTCCTCGAAAAGCCAAACTTCGAACCGGCTAACCCGTTCAAGACGCCAGAGCACATTGCGCCGGTCTGGTACTTCACACCGTTCTACGCGATCCTGCGGGCAATTCCGGACAAGCTCATGGGTGTTATCGCCATGGGGGCGGCCATCGCGGTGCTGTTTGTCCTGCCATGGCTTGACCGCAGTCCGGTGAAATCGATGCGCTACAAAGGCTGGATGAGCAAAATCTGGCTGTTGGTGTTCTGCATTTCGTTCGTGATTCTGGGCATTCTGGGTGTTCTGGCTCCGACACCGGAGCGAACCTTGCTGTCGCAGGTCTGCACCTTCCTGTACTTCGCCTACTTCATTTTGATGCCTTTCTACACCAGGCTCGAGAAGACCAAACCGGTTCCGGAAAGGGTGACTGGCTGA